The stretch of DNA CATTCTTTAATCAAGCAGTGCAGGGATGCACTGAAGACAGTTAGTGATTTAGATCAGCTTTTCCACTGTagaaagatcttttattttcttttatcaccaACTCCTAAATTACTTGTTGGCTGCCTAACTCATACTACATACTCTGAATAAAATCAAATTGTCCCTAAGCTTTATCATTGTGAATGAAGGAATGGCAATTTTGGAATGGAGAGGTACAGCTGGAACAGGCCTCCCAGAGGCCTCTGCTCCAGCAAATCCTGCCAGGGAGTGTCTGATGGCTCTCCCGTGGGCCAGTGACAGCTGGTGTCCATGCACATTAGCACTGACCATGTAAGGTGAGGCCCCCACACCCTCACACCTGTGAGTGTGCACAGGAGTGCATACTTGTCAGTTAGAGGCTGTTGCTGAGACTCCAGAGAGCCTGAATGGTTCGGAAGGCCTGGGGTGGTCCACATCCCCATAGGCCAAGTGTGGAAGAATTGTTGGTTTGTGTCTCCTTAGTGACTTGGAGTAAGATTCTTCTCCATGTTTCTATTCCTGAGAATGTGAGTTCTGCATTCTTGGATGGTGTCGGTGTCGCTAATTCACTCTGTGAACACACcttcatttctgtctttaaaacaCCAGACAATGCAATTTCAAGGAAAACTAAAATTCCTGTTTGGACAGAAGAGGAAAGCGCCCTCGGGGACAGTCCTGCCCCCTCGGCTCTCGCTGTTCTGCATCGTGGTGCCTGTCCTCCTACCTTCTGTGGCGGAGATGAAGATGAAGAGCGCATTTTTGAGGGTGAAGCACAGGGTGGACGTCTCAGCCTCAATGGATGCAAAGTGAGTGGGGGTCCCCTCGGAAAGCAGCCACACTCACAGCAGCTGGCGGTGGAAATTCGGTATTATGTATATTCGTTCTTAGTTGGTGTTCCACAGCCAGTACATCATGCAGGAAACAGCGCTTAGAGAACAGAAATGCTTTCAAACTAATGTTTGTGAACGCCGCCACCACATCTGCCTGCATCACTGTGCCCCAGTCCCCCCAGTTACAGCCTCAAAGCAGGTGCCCTGAGCCCTGGTTGCCATGGGTGGCAAGTGCTGGGACTGATGCCTTCTTTCCCCAGCACTAGCCCTCCCTCCGCATACAGGATTCTGCATGGGGACCTGTGCATGACGCAGAAGTGCCCCGGCTGTGAGGACATGGCACAGAggccccctctgcccaccccagagTTTTCTCAACTTTTCAGTGGTAGAAAAACTCTTATCTAGTTTTCTAGGCAATTCACGTCTATACTTTGTGGAGCAGATTAGGTCTGTGTTGCAGGGACCAGTGTCCTGAAAGTGATCACAATGTgcatctgggggcacctgggtggctcagtcggtgaagcatcgaCTCTTGGTCGCGGGAGTGGAGGGTCGTGGTATGGAGCCCTGCCTAGGGAGGAGTccccttgagattctctctcttcccatgcccctcccctctcctccatgtgctctctccccccccctctctctctctctcagaaaaaacaaacaaacaaaaaaaaaacctgtgcaTCTGTGAATTGTGTTTTCCATACCATGTGAGTGAGACCAGGTGTGGGGCAGGATGTCTGGCATCTGTACCAGCTATAGGTGCAACACATCAGAGACTCCCAAGTCTTGGTCCCTGGGTGACAGTCTGTCAATGAGGCTCACTGGCTGCAGGGGTGCATCATCCAACACCCACCAGGGCCTCCAGCAAGCCTTTGGGGTACGGCTGAACTCTCAGGTAGATGGAAGTCAAACCAGGAAAGGTTTCCAGCTGCTCTGACCAAGTCCCCTTGCCCCAGGAGGGAGTCTATCTCGGCACCCTCCCCACCAGCATGCTGTCTCTGTGTTTGCCTTTGACACCACACATGGTGACCCACCCCGGGAGCTCGCACACCTGGCATCTCCACCTCTGGGAAGTGCCTGTCCTCCCTCTTGCCTCCCACCAACACGGAAAGCCTTGGCCTCAGATGCTGCCCGTTAATGCCGTGTTGGGTGCTTTCAGGAGGCAGGTGGATGGTCCCCTCCTTTCCCAGAGAATGTGTGGCTTCACAGCTCCTGCGCCCACCCCATGTCCCGCAGGGAAGGTCTCGGCTCCTTGAACCCCTGCCCAGTAAGGAGGTGTCTGAGCTCCTCAGCTCTCAGGCTCCTGATGGCAGATGAGGTTTAGCTCTGGGATTTGAGAGCACGTTCGCTCCCCTCCCTCCGCCTGTCACTTGGGGTGTGGGGAGTGTGCGTCTGTGCCACGGCCACATCACTGGTGGAAACGTCACATCCAGCAGAATCCCCTTCTTAGCCTTGAGTCCTGCAGGAGGTCCTGCTTACATTTTGCCCCAGTGTCTCCCCCACAACAGGGTCccctccacagggagccccagggcCTCCTCTGTGACTCTCCTCCCGTGGGTGTGTGTCTATCCATTTTCATGGGCCACCATTCAGCTTTGGCTTATTCAGGCTGACTGTCAGACAGTGAGAAATCGGACCACATCTGCAGGGCGGGAAGGGCTTCCATCCCGGGCCCTCGCTTCTGCCCCTGCGGCCTTAGTCGCTGTGGGAACAAGGACGGGTGCAGGGGTGGTGAGGCTTCAGGGACAGAGCCGCCCTGGAGCCCCAACAGGTGCCAGCATGCGGAGACAGCGGCCGACCGAGTGTTTACAAGTACGCGTATGTGCCCTGTTACTGTTAAAGATGCCACATGTCCTAAGCATGAGGGAGGAAAACCAGAATACCCAGGGGCAAAGCTTCTGAGCGCAGGCAGGCGAGGGCAGGCCAATCCTGGGAACACAATGTGGAGGGGGCCCCAGGGCGCCTgcttgcacagagcctgccacATTCTCCACCTGCATCCTGGCCACACTGGAACACTCCCCACCTTAATTGACTGTCCTGGAGTTTTCTGTGTCCTTAAACAGTTTTCAGTTCaataatcataatttaaattCATGGTGAACTTCTGTTTTCCATGTGTTTCCAGCCTGCACCAGGGTAGAGGGAACCATAGCCTCTCCTGGTTCTCCAGTGAGGTTGGGCCAGGCGGGGAAGTGCTGGCAGGTATGGGGTGGCAGGTGTGGCTCAGCAGGTCACCCAGCGCCCTTGCACATGGGACAGTGCGGTCAGGACTAGACCTCGTGTGGTACAGGGTATTGTCAGATCCTAGAAAGGGGTGCACAGAGGCTCCCACCACCATGgtacaagagagagagaaaaaagtaacGTCTTTGCTTCCTCCGTGTTTCTGAATTCTTACCTGCTCTGACTTGAACTCTAGAGCCCTCAGCCCACCCGTCACAGTGGCTGCTTCTGAGCCACACGGTCAGGCCCGAGAGACATGAGGATGCAGGGACGGCTGCAGGGCCCCGCTTGTCATTTAAAGATTCAGATCCAAACCCCCCCAATCCTCCATCCCTGCTCCCCATCCTTGCTCCCcatccctgctctgctcccccatccctgctctccTGTCCCTGCTCTGCTTCCCCATCTCTGCTCCCCATCCCTGTTCTACTCCTCATGCCTGCTCTGCTCCCCCATCCCTgcttccccatcccatccctgcTCCCTCATTCTTGCTCCCCCATCTCTGCTCCCCTATCCCTGCTCCCCCATACCTGCCCCCCAATCCCTGCTCTTCACAGAGGGGACCAGAGGATGGGCAGGGACAGGAGTACTGTATAGGGAGCCCTGGCTCTGAGGCCCACTGGCCTGGGGTTGGGTCCCAAGGCTGATGTCTGCTAAAGAGGTGGCCTAAAGGACCTCACTTAACAGTTTtgaactaagttttttttttttttttttttttttaaataatgaaatagtatCTGTGAGAATGAGTTTGCTTAGAATTTAAGATGATGgtttctgtgagtgtgtgtgcctgCTACCCTATGGAAGATGACTTTCTTTTCACTAGTGTGGCTCTCATGGTGAGTTTATGGAACGTAACTACTGGAAATCACAGAGTGACTATTATCATTGTGGTCATTTTATGTGGTGTCTATTTTCTGGAGCAAATGCATTAGCTTGATAATTGATATGAATTGGGGTTTTTAGCAAATCTTTAGCTGAGCAAAGACTGACAATCTATGAGAAGTTAAAAGTGTCTTCCCTCCCAGGATGACCTGACACTGGCACGAGTCAGTTCCTACCAGCAGCACAAATTTACCTACACGTTTCCTATTATCTGTTCTTCACAGAGCAAAAGCTGCCGCGAGTCTGTGTGAACCAGAATTGCATGGGAAACCCAACTACTTAGCAGGTACTTCTACAGATTTGCTCTTTCACATGCTTCAAAAGGGTGCAATGTGTCTGGTCCCTCTGGGGGGGCTCCCCCTGCCTCAGCGTTTGTGGTGCATTCCTCCAAAACCCAGGCCAGAGTGTGTGAGCACTGCTCTCTGAATCCTGACAGGGAGGAGTGATGGAGAAAACATCTCAGTGCTCAGGACACCCACGGACGCTGGCCGCTGGGCCCGGGTTCCAGCCAGGGCCTCATGCTTGTGTCTCAGGAATGGCCCTGACCTCGTCTCCAATCCCGAGGGGTTCGCAGGGTAAGTGGTGTTGAGGCCCAGCTGGGTGTTAAGGAAGAGCTACTGGCTGTGGGTCCGACAGGTGAATGTTGCTCCTAGGGGAATATGAATATGCAAGTGTCCGTGGAGCATGCCTAAACATGCTTCCCATCCCAGAAGTCGTCCTTACACGTCTGGGGATCAGCTGAGGCCGCTAGGACCCATGGACTCACCCTCCACCTGAAGCCGAGATCCTGCACAACCACCCTAGCCTCTGCCTTCCCCGCGGCCTCACCCCGACCAGGAGAGCTCCTCCTGGAGGACTGGCCTGGCTGTGAGGCTGCGGGGCTCCACCTCATCCTCCCGGGCACCGTCTCCCCTGTCACGCCGGGTGCCAGCCCTGATGCCACAGGGTGTTCTGAGCACGGCGGCATGCGTGCCCATGACaggccccagctcctcctctaGGTGCCCTAGAGGGCATCTATGTGCTTTGCAGTGTGACAGGGCCCTCTGCGTCTGGGGTGGATATGCCTGACCTGTGGCACGCAGTACAGGCCTCCCTGGGGAAGGCAGTTACAGGAGAGGAGGGCACCCTCACCAGGGCcacagggctggggtgggagtgaAAGGCGGAGAtgggcctgggccccagggcaCAGCAGCCCTTCCAGGTTCAGCCAGGACCACACTGGTTTAGTTAGTGCCTTCCTTTAGAGCACACCCCCCCAACTCAGGGGGTCACGTGATCACCATCCTGCTCTGTCTGACAGCTATTTCCTCTCCTCAGGGACAGGGGAGCAGAGGAACACGGGAGGGTGCCCAGGGGGCGGAGGGAAATACACGCATACAGCTGCTGCTTCGAAGCACCGGGACCCACAAGGCACCTGAGCTGGATGCCGGGGAAACACAGTCAGGAGGGCAGCACCAGGGTGAAGCTGGAGCCCAGCAAGAGTGACCCGTTCTCCATGCCTGCTGTGTCCCGCACTTCCTGCGTGCCCTGCCCCAGCCTTCCGGGTGCCATCCACTCCAGTGTGGCTGCTGCTTTCAGGAATCCACCCAGCTGTCACCCGGGAAGCCATTCCCCCAGTGCCTACACCAGCCCCACCAGCAGAGCTTTTCGGGACAGTGATCAGGGCCAGCTGCACCCTCTGCccagctgccccttcccccaggggAGCCTGGACAGTGGTCTCCCTCCATCCAGAGGGCAGCGCCTTGCAGTGGCGGGCTATCCCATTGAGGACACCAAGTTTCGAGGTGGGCCAATGCCCTTGGGAGCTCCGTGCAACCCCATTCTTTCCCTTGATGTGCCCATAAAGACAGAGAGTGACTCTGGGTCTGAAGATGCAGCCGACGGCTACTCTGTGGCCCCAGGCCAGCTGTGGCCGGGAGCCACTGGTGTGGCCAAAAGACAGCGGGTCACGTTCCCTACCAGGATGCACCTGAAAACGGAGCCGGACGCCAGGCACCACCTATACGCTGCGCACCTGGGACAGACCGTGCTGGAGGCTCACCCAAGTGGCCGGGCTCCGCTCAGAGCTGGCAGAGACCTGACccccttcccccacacacactgtgCCTGCCTGGAGCACGTGCATGGCCCTCCTGAGCCAGATGGCCCCTGCCACCTCTGTATGCAGGCTCAGCAGCCCTCTTCACTGCCCTGTGACTGCCAAGCCCCAGAGTCCGCGCCCATCGTCAAACGAGAGCCCCTGGACTCACCGCCATGGGCCAGTCACGGCCAGGGTAGGGTGCCTGGAATGTTCCCCAAAAGTGCCATGGCAACACTGATGCCGCCCAAAGCCCCTGAGTGTGCTTTCCTGCCATAGAGTGGGGTGTTTGTAAGAGCTGGCCTGTGTCCACACTCAGACTGACCCCACTGTACCCCTCAGTCCTATGAGGTGTGCGCAGTGTGTGCAATAATAGCATGttctgtattttgtaaaatgtcacaCAAGTTCTTAAAGGCAAAGTGGTCTTAAGTCTGTTGGAGTACGACAGTATTTCTCTTTGAAGGACTAAAAGCTTTCAGAAGGTGGGCCAGAGTGAGACAAGTAGGCCCGCCGGGGCACACCCCACTGTCTGTGAGGCGGTGGGCTCCCGGCTGCCCAGCATCCCACAGTGCACCTTCCCGGGCCCTCACACCCACCCCTCAGCTTCACGAGCATGGGAAGGTGGGTTTACACAGCCACACCTTGGACTAAATCAGGGACATGCTTCTCTTGAGCCACAGGTGACTGCGCCCCTATTCATGGAAAGAATCTGGAAGGTTCCAAGCCCAAGAGGCTGTGTGTGCTGGGCCTTGTCCTGcctatcccccacccaccccatggCGGAGTCTGAGGCTGTGCCCAGAGTGGACATGGGCAGGAGTGTGTGCTGTGCCTTCTGGAAGTCTCTGGCTTTTTTCAGGGGCCTCTGAAGATGGTTTGTGCTGGTCTGTCTGCAGCACGTGGTGAACCTCCAGTTTGGGATCTGGGTTTGGAGGCAGAGACAAGGACAAATGTAGAGAACAGAGGCAGGAAGTCAGGCTGCCCGTAGAGGCTGGGCTTTCACGTAAGAGCTCCCGTCGCCGCCTAAGTAGGAATTACTAGAGGCAAGACGGATAGGAAGCATTTTCTAGAAAACCTGTGAAATCGTCCATTCTGACTGTAGGAAACTGGGACATGAAGGCACAAATCACAAAGTGGGAGTCCCTGTGCATGCTCAGCACCAAGGATGGGCCCTCCCCTGTGCTCCAGGAACGTGGGCTGTGCTGTCAGGGGCCCGCCGCACTGTGATGGACGCACTTCTGCCCCTCAGGGACCACGGCCCCGTCCCTAATGTCACCTCCACCCCAGAGTCTCGGGGCAGGGTTCCTAATGTCACCTCCATCCAGGagactcggggggggggggcagggtccCTAACGTCACCTCCACCTGGGAGTCTCAGGGGGCAGGGTCCCTAACGTCACCACCACCCAGGACTCTTGTGGGGCAGGCTACCGTCACCTGGGAGTctcggggggggggcaggagtcTCGGGGAGGCAGGAGTCTCGGGGAGGCAGGTGCTCTAATGTCACCTCCACCCCAGAGTCTCGGGGGGCTGGGAAGGAGCCCCCAGCAAGGACTTTAGGCTCCAGCACTGGCACCTCCTGCTTCTTGGCTCCCAGTCTTCCTCGCCGCCTCAACATCATCTGTATCTTAGAAGCAGTGCTCAGCTGAGTCGATGCTGGAGCTGTTGGCAGGTGCTTGCTCTCC from Vulpes vulpes isolate BD-2025 chromosome 3, VulVul3, whole genome shotgun sequence encodes:
- the AHRR gene encoding aryl hydrocarbon receptor repressor; amino-acid sequence: MMIPPGECMYAGRKRRKPIQKQRPATGAEKSNPSKRHRDRLNAELDHLASLLPLPPDIVSKLDKLSVLRLSVSYLRVKSFFQAVQKCPRPPAASAQSPEDGLSGESAVLEGRLLLESLDGFALVVSAEGMIFYASATIVDYLGFHQTDVMHQNIYDYIHVDDRQDFCRQLHWAMDPPQVVFGQPLHSETEDAVLGRLLRAQEGGAGSPTDFSAFLTRCFVCRVRCLLDSTSGFLTMQFQGKLKFLFGQKRKAPSGTVLPPRLSLFCIVVPVLLPSVAEMKMKSAFLRVKHRVDVSASMDAKAKAAASLCEPELHGKPNYLAGRSDGENISVLRTPTDAGRWARVPARASCLCLRNGPDLVSNPEGFAGDRGAEEHGRVPRGRREIHAYSCCFEAPGPTRHLSWMPGKHSQEGSTRVKLEPSKSDPFSMPAVSRTSCVPCPSLPGAIHSSVAAAFRNPPSCHPGSHSPSAYTSPTSRAFRDSDQGQLHPLPSCPFPQGSLDSGLPPSRGQRLAVAGYPIEDTKFRGGPMPLGAPCNPILSLDVPIKTESDSGSEDAADGYSVAPGQLWPGATGVAKRQRVTFPTRMHLKTEPDARHHLYAAHLGQTVLEAHPSGRAPLRAGRDLTPFPHTHCACLEHVHGPPEPDGPCHLCMQAQQPSSLPCDCQAPESAPIVKREPLDSPPWASHGQGRVPGMFPKSAMATLMPPKAPECAFLP